ctctgtctcctggtcctgactctggactacgtctctgtctcctggtcctgactggactacgtctctgtctcctggtcctgactctggactacgtctctgtctcctggtcccgactctggactacgtctctgtctcctggtcctgactctggactacgtctcagACGCCTGGTCATGACTCtggacaccgtctctcctaatgagaccaggttttccccagaaCGTCTGCCAGTTATCTATGAAGCCCACGTCGTTTTCTGGACACCACCGagacagccagcggttgaatgacgacatgcggctaaacaAGTCGTCACCGGTCAGATTGGGCAACGAGGGAAAACGGCTGGCAGTGAATGAGTTAAAGTGATTTACCTGGTTGGTTTCAAGCCGCTGCACAGATCAGTGACGTACTGTTTCCAGAGGTCATGCAGAGGCAGGAACAGCTCGTATCTACAACAACGATGAAGACACCGAtgatggaggtgaggaagatcACTGTGATTGAATGTTCACAAGAACACTTTGCTTCAGTCATGAACATCCCAATGTTTCATCTTCACAGGGATTCACACTACCAACCCACCTCTGGTGCTCAGGCTTGATCTGCAAGGTCTTCATCGCCCGTTTCTCCTGAGCATTCAGTCCTTTCTTGCTTCTCCTCTTGGGCTTCTCCTTCTTGGGCCTGGAGTAGCCAAGTATCACAGCCTTGTGTCTCAGTAGACCGTCGAGGTCATGCGGTTGCTGCTTCTGGACGGTGTTGCTAAGGAACGCCTGGGTAAAGGCCTCTGCTTTACATCTGGATTGAGACTAAAGATGAAGCAAGACTATTATAATCAATCGGGTCCAGCCTGGAAGGCGGAGTCAGATTTGAGCAATAAACGTGTTCTCTTCTACAACATGTAGAATATGTCAGGATGTCTGTGCAGCTTCTCAGTCTTCCAGGCCGAGGTACATCatgaagaacaaaaacaaagaatcaactggactctTTCAAGTCTGGTCGAAGACgattcaccttcatccaagagtcttcttcagttctagaTGACTGGGAGAAAGTCCGGATACTTCTACTCCTCTTGGAGCAGAAACCACCAGGAAAACGAGACTCCTCAGgtagttgcccccccccccccccctgctgcatccaggtgtggctgggggttgtggactttggggacagaggtcaatccttcattgtgtgttgctgatagatggtgtcttcatcctcctctgttcagagatggtttctccactTTGACAAAAAGTGTCTCCTTTAACTGAAAGGAGACATTTCAACTCCcccttgaactgccaccttTTCGTTTTGGGGGAGTTTGATCCCGAATGATCCCAGGGGTCATGTTGCCAGGAGCTTTATGCTCCTGGTCGGGTCTCCCATGCCAAACAGTCCCTGGCTATAAGAAAACTGAGAACAAGGACCCTGACGTCGCCCGGTACGGTGCTACCGGGGCCCCACCTGGTGGCCGGCCTCAGCCCGAAAGGTCAACGTGGGCGCGACCACCGGTGGACTCACCACTCGCCGAGGGAACCATAGGGGACAAGTGCAATGGGGACTGGGTGGGACATTGAACGAGAGCGCCTGTTTTAATTTCTAGACCTTGTGTATTGTGCAAGAGAAGTGTGGGTTCATTTGCAGAGGACGAGAGACTGTATGAGATGAGAGTAAAACTCAACACCGAACCTTTCATGTCTGCAACCAGGATCTACTCACCTCAACACCGAGAACCGCGACCACATCACGAGGAATCGTGCTTCGAACAAGTGCTTCTGTTGAAAAGACAGAACCGAGGCGATAAACAAATCACTACACAACGTAACGGCTCCATCAAGCAAGTACCCCATCATCAAACCGCCCAGAAACATGGTCTACAGTGGAAAACCCTAAAGGCCCAAGTTCCACACACTTCAGTTTATGGAGCACAACAAAAGCAGGAAGCAGAACATGGCTGGCATTTTTACTCAGAACCAAACCAATCAAGTACCTAAAACTCCGTCGTCGTAGCCCACAActttaaacaacaaaacactgtaaataaataaacataaaaatgaagcgtgtcggatgtgcagcggaAAAGCGTTCCAGAGCCGTCCGTATTGTTTTTACGTGTCATTAGGGAACATTGTTGCACGCGTGTGATGGGAAAAGATAcgttttaatgaaatgaaaaaggaatCAAGCACACTAAAGATTCatgaaaatattaaatgaaGAGAGATTTGTTTTTACTGAAACTGAGTTtcaattcatatttttaatttctcatggttttcattcatttttgtctgAAAGTGAAATAAGACAGAAGCCTGTAAAAATAGTCTAAAATCAATAACATATTATTAATTTAGGGAGGAATCAGGATTTTgtacatttattatattttctcgggatttttatttgtatttcccCCTCCTCATGTCCCCTACGGGGCTCCGTAGTTCCTTAGGATCAATTTGTTGTTTACCGATATGTGTTTCGGGTCCAACAGGAAACTCAGCGCATGATTCAGTGTTAAATCTCCTCAACCCACCGTCCATGATCCCGGATAGCAGAGAACTCAGACACCGGAAACGGAACACGTTCTTCTTCTGACGTTGTGAATCGGTAGCTGATCAGGGTCCAGACTCGCTACCGCCACCCTCTGGAATGAACTGCGAACCGAGCCGCTTCTTTCCTTTATTCCTTCTGCTTTTGTCCGT
Above is a window of Brachionichthys hirsutus isolate HB-005 chromosome 7, CSIRO-AGI_Bhir_v1, whole genome shotgun sequence DNA encoding:
- the pop4 gene encoding ribonuclease P protein subunit p29, whose translation is MDGGLRRFNTESCAEFPVGPETHIEALVRSTIPRDVVAVLGVESQSRCKAEAFTQAFLSNTVQKQQPHDLDGLLRHKAVILGYSRPKKEKPKRRSKKGLNAQEKRAMKTLQIKPEHQRYELFLPLHDLWKQYVTDLCSGLKPTSCPQFVQQKLLKADFHGAIITVVRSGCPSYVGTTGILIQEFRHVFKVITKEDKLKVIPKRNSVFAVELSGFVSYIYGSKFEQRASERSVKKFKVTGTIDL